A window of the Oceanithermus desulfurans genome harbors these coding sequences:
- the cdaA gene encoding diadenylate cyclase CdaA — MNLSWRDVIDILAVATVLYYTYGLLAETRAMNLVRGLIVYVLVWFAAEQLGLTTLSWLLGNAATLGMFALIVVFQPELRGVLERLGRGRLRENRLDVEAARELLRAVERMAARRLGAIVALERRTPLGEYAVTGEVLDARVSARLLETLFTVGTPLHDGGAIMRGRRLVAAGCVFPLSERDDLKYLGTRHRAAVGLSEVSDAFVIVVSEERGTIRIAERGELSPNLTPSELKDRLREVLDEAL, encoded by the coding sequence ATGAACCTCAGCTGGCGGGACGTAATCGACATTTTGGCGGTGGCCACGGTGCTCTACTACACCTACGGCCTCCTCGCCGAAACCCGGGCCATGAACTTGGTCCGGGGTTTAATCGTCTACGTCCTGGTCTGGTTCGCCGCCGAGCAGCTGGGCCTCACCACCCTCTCCTGGCTCCTGGGCAACGCCGCGACGCTGGGGATGTTCGCGCTGATCGTCGTCTTCCAGCCCGAGCTGCGGGGGGTGCTCGAGCGCCTGGGGCGCGGCCGCCTGCGCGAGAACCGGCTCGACGTGGAGGCCGCGCGCGAGCTGCTGCGCGCCGTCGAGCGCATGGCCGCGCGCCGCCTGGGCGCCATCGTGGCCCTGGAGCGGCGCACCCCGCTGGGCGAGTACGCCGTCACCGGCGAGGTGCTCGACGCCCGCGTCTCGGCGCGGCTGCTCGAGACCCTGTTCACCGTCGGCACCCCGCTGCACGACGGCGGCGCGATCATGCGGGGGCGGCGGCTGGTGGCCGCGGGCTGCGTCTTCCCGCTCTCCGAGCGCGACGACCTCAAGTACCTGGGCACCCGCCACCGCGCCGCGGTGGGGCTTTCCGAGGTCTCCGACGCCTTCGTGATCGTGGTCAGCGAGGAGCGGGGGACGATCCGCATCGCCGAGCGCGGCGAGCTCTCCCCCAACCTCACCCCCTCCGAGCTCAAGGACCGGCTGCGGGAGGTGCTCGATGAGGCCCTCTGA
- the fmt gene encoding methionyl-tRNA formyltransferase has product MRRRLAFFGSPAWAVPVLEALAREHDVALVVTQPDRPKGRGLKTAESPVAEAARRLGVEVAKPRRLRKDPEIARRLRALDLDAGVVAAYGQIIPEALLEIPRYGFLNIHPSLLPKYRGAAPVNWALIRGEPETGVSIMRLDAGMDTGPVFVQERTPIGADETAAGLSERLRDRGVELLLDVLAHLEERQPEPQRGEPSYAPLLTKEDGRIRWSDPARKIYDRHRGVQPWPGSWFEHQGRRVKVLELRPAEGRGAPGEVLAVGSEGVRVATGEGAVLLVTVQPEGKRPMLAADWARGHGVAPGVRLGGG; this is encoded by the coding sequence GTGCGCCGCCGGCTCGCCTTCTTTGGCTCGCCCGCCTGGGCCGTGCCGGTGCTCGAGGCGCTGGCCCGCGAGCACGACGTGGCCCTGGTGGTCACCCAGCCCGACCGGCCCAAAGGCCGCGGCCTCAAGACCGCCGAAAGCCCCGTGGCCGAGGCCGCCCGCAGGCTGGGGGTCGAGGTGGCCAAGCCGCGGCGGCTGCGCAAGGATCCCGAGATCGCCCGGCGCCTGCGCGCGCTCGACCTGGACGCCGGGGTGGTGGCCGCCTACGGCCAGATCATCCCCGAGGCGCTGCTGGAAATCCCCCGCTACGGCTTCCTCAACATCCACCCCTCGCTCTTGCCCAAGTACCGCGGCGCGGCGCCGGTCAACTGGGCGCTGATCCGCGGCGAGCCCGAGACCGGGGTGAGCATCATGCGCCTCGACGCCGGCATGGACACGGGTCCGGTCTTCGTTCAGGAACGCACCCCCATCGGCGCGGACGAGACCGCGGCGGGGCTTTCCGAGCGGCTGCGCGACCGCGGCGTGGAGCTTCTGCTGGACGTGCTCGCGCACCTGGAGGAACGCCAGCCCGAACCCCAGCGGGGCGAGCCCAGCTACGCCCCGCTGCTCACCAAAGAGGACGGCCGCATCCGCTGGAGCGATCCCGCCCGCAAGATCTACGACCGCCACCGCGGGGTCCAGCCCTGGCCCGGCAGCTGGTTCGAGCACCAGGGCCGGCGGGTCAAGGTGCTCGAGCTGCGCCCGGCCGAGGGCCGCGGCGCGCCCGGCGAGGTGCTGGCCGTGGGGTCCGAAGGGGTGCGCGTGGCCACCGGCGAGGGGGCGGTCCTGCTCGTCACCGTCCAGCCCGAAGGCAAGCGGCCCATGCTCGCCGCGGACTGGGCCCGGGGCCACGGAGTGGCCCCGGGCGTCCGCCTGGGCGGGGGTTAA
- a CDS encoding HD domain-containing phosphohydrolase, with product MYRILLVARGEVPLQDAAGLHRVDSPARALAALAAEPFDGVVVERGFLEAFRGLDHLPVYAFEHAEELPDLLETLRAHTLERYKTLLENGRDVVYVIDPEGTIRYVSPSVRRLGFRPPPPGVRINLLRFLQPEDQRQAREALEALAREPGQALTFRFRGRDARGRDRVFRVWGKNLSHVPAVGGLVLHVRDVTREDALERRLQEESELLANLVATLPGVAWQARVAPTQDPLRSPTLYQSPRSTAVLGYDAEELARPGLYYDYVHPDDRADAVALARRALREPGVFHTARYRFLHGRKGTWIWLADTVRYDPATQLLSGYTEDVTEEVERGRALGESEARFRTLAETAPAVILMWQGDRLVFANQATRRLTGYDDEELRGRPVWEFVHPEDRDRVRHRGLERLRGKRPSERYAFRIVNKQGEVRWLDYSAARIEIRGEPAVLGVGLDITEAKEKELDLELFARVAQALRRSEELETMMREGLEAVASFFHAPAGAIVLYGEEGSRTEAFSAIGWMRSLRPAPQLEHPSLVAAVLRDGRPLVVEEIATDPRLREAVRPQVPHGWSGVYLPLPAGRRFVGALALAWPKPPPREREIARLELAAETIGNAIQRASLRQVLARRVQNLESLRTLDQVIAHSLDLEASIEALLDEAVRLPVDAVALWMYAPEEHALRFQSARGLAGGPPEPLRKLALGETAVGQAALLRRPVALDDLGSTPFAPLRLRALRAWPMLAKGELLAVFVAFTGGAWELSSDDQDFLETLVTQGSIAIDNLRRFEALQRTQAELENAYDLTLWGWARAVELRDQETAGHTRRVTELALKLGRELGLGAHELEDLRRGAILHDVGKLAIPDAILLKPGPLSPEEWETMKQHPLHAYEWLRDIPFLRRALKVPLYHHERWNGSGYPHGLTGEAIPFLARIFAVADVFDALTSDRPYRPAWPVDKAIGYLRKEAGRQFDPQVVEAFLRLLERGEV from the coding sequence GTGTACCGAATCCTCTTGGTCGCCCGGGGGGAGGTCCCCCTCCAGGACGCCGCAGGGCTGCACCGGGTCGACTCGCCCGCGCGGGCGCTGGCGGCGCTCGCGGCGGAGCCGTTCGACGGGGTCGTCGTGGAACGGGGGTTCCTCGAGGCCTTCCGCGGCCTCGACCACCTGCCCGTTTACGCCTTCGAACACGCCGAAGAGCTGCCGGACCTGCTCGAGACCCTGCGGGCGCACACGCTGGAGCGCTACAAGACGCTGCTCGAGAACGGCCGCGACGTGGTCTACGTCATCGACCCCGAAGGTACGATCCGCTACGTCAGCCCCAGCGTCCGCCGCCTGGGCTTCCGCCCCCCGCCCCCGGGGGTGCGGATCAACCTGCTGCGCTTCCTCCAGCCCGAAGACCAGCGCCAGGCCCGCGAAGCGCTCGAGGCCCTGGCCAGAGAACCGGGCCAGGCCCTGACCTTCCGCTTCCGGGGGCGCGACGCGCGTGGCCGCGACCGCGTCTTCCGCGTCTGGGGCAAGAACTTGAGCCACGTACCCGCGGTGGGCGGGCTGGTCCTGCACGTGCGCGACGTCACCCGCGAGGACGCGCTGGAGCGGCGGCTCCAGGAGGAGAGCGAGCTGCTGGCCAACCTGGTGGCCACCCTGCCGGGGGTGGCCTGGCAGGCCCGGGTCGCCCCCACGCAGGACCCGCTGCGGTCGCCCACCCTCTACCAGTCGCCGCGCAGCACCGCGGTGCTCGGCTACGACGCCGAAGAGCTGGCGCGCCCCGGCCTCTACTACGACTACGTTCACCCCGACGACCGCGCGGACGCCGTCGCACTGGCGCGCCGGGCCCTGCGCGAGCCCGGGGTCTTCCACACCGCGCGCTACCGCTTCCTGCACGGACGCAAGGGGACCTGGATCTGGCTGGCGGACACCGTTCGCTACGACCCCGCCACCCAGCTGCTCAGCGGCTACACCGAAGACGTCACCGAGGAGGTCGAGCGGGGTCGTGCCCTCGGTGAGTCGGAAGCCCGTTTCCGCACCCTGGCCGAGACGGCGCCCGCGGTCATCCTCATGTGGCAGGGCGACCGCCTCGTCTTCGCCAACCAGGCCACCCGGCGGCTCACCGGCTACGACGACGAGGAGCTGAGGGGCCGGCCCGTCTGGGAGTTCGTGCACCCCGAAGACCGCGACCGGGTCAGGCACCGGGGGCTCGAGCGCCTGCGGGGCAAGCGCCCCAGCGAGCGCTACGCCTTCCGCATCGTCAACAAGCAGGGCGAGGTGCGCTGGCTCGACTACTCCGCCGCCCGCATCGAGATCCGCGGCGAGCCCGCGGTGCTGGGCGTGGGGCTCGACATCACCGAGGCCAAGGAAAAGGAGCTCGACCTCGAACTCTTCGCCCGGGTGGCGCAGGCGCTGCGCCGCTCCGAAGAGCTCGAAACGATGATGCGCGAGGGCCTGGAAGCGGTCGCCTCGTTCTTCCACGCGCCCGCCGGAGCCATCGTCCTTTACGGCGAGGAGGGCAGCCGCACCGAGGCCTTCAGCGCCATCGGCTGGATGCGCTCGCTGCGCCCCGCTCCCCAGCTCGAACACCCGAGCCTGGTGGCGGCGGTGCTGCGCGACGGCCGCCCCCTGGTGGTGGAGGAGATCGCCACCGACCCACGGCTGCGCGAGGCCGTGCGGCCACAGGTGCCGCACGGCTGGTCGGGCGTCTACCTGCCCCTGCCGGCGGGCCGCCGCTTCGTTGGGGCGCTGGCCCTCGCCTGGCCCAAGCCTCCGCCCAGGGAACGTGAGATCGCGCGGCTCGAGCTCGCAGCCGAAACCATCGGCAACGCCATCCAGCGCGCCTCGCTGAGGCAGGTGCTGGCGCGCCGCGTCCAGAACCTCGAATCGCTTCGCACCCTGGACCAGGTCATCGCCCACAGCCTCGACCTGGAAGCGAGCATCGAGGCGCTGCTGGACGAGGCCGTGCGCCTGCCCGTCGACGCGGTCGCCCTCTGGATGTACGCCCCCGAGGAGCACGCGCTGCGCTTCCAGTCCGCGCGCGGTCTCGCCGGGGGCCCTCCCGAGCCGCTGCGCAAGCTCGCCCTGGGCGAAACGGCGGTGGGGCAGGCGGCGCTGCTGCGCCGACCCGTGGCGCTCGACGATCTGGGCTCCACCCCGTTCGCGCCGCTGCGGCTGCGCGCCCTGCGGGCCTGGCCGATGCTCGCCAAGGGAGAGCTGCTCGCCGTCTTCGTCGCCTTCACCGGCGGGGCCTGGGAGCTTTCCTCCGACGATCAGGACTTCCTGGAAACGCTGGTGACGCAGGGCTCGATCGCCATCGACAACCTGCGCCGCTTCGAGGCGCTGCAGCGCACCCAGGCCGAGCTGGAAAACGCCTACGACCTCACCCTCTGGGGCTGGGCGCGCGCCGTCGAGCTGCGCGACCAGGAAACGGCCGGCCATACCCGCCGCGTCACCGAGCTGGCCCTCAAGCTCGGGCGCGAGCTCGGTCTGGGGGCGCACGAGCTGGAAGACCTCCGCCGCGGCGCGATCCTCCACGACGTGGGCAAGCTGGCCATCCCCGACGCCATCCTGCTCAAGCCCGGCCCGCTCTCCCCCGAAGAGTGGGAGACGATGAAGCAGCACCCGCTGCACGCCTACGAGTGGTTGCGGGACATCCCCTTCCTGAGGCGGGCGCTCAAGGTGCCGCTCTACCACCACGAGCGCTGG
- a CDS encoding Y-family DNA polymerase: MPAKYIFLDMNAYFASVEQQLRPELRGRPVCVVPLEAETTFCIAASYEARFYRVKTGTRVREARRMAPNLAVVQARPRVYVEVHHRILEAVERVLPVEEVLSIDEMRFALMKNERPHARALALELKAAIRREVGAWLRASAGLAPNRYLAKVATELEKPDGLVELRPEDLPEALWPLSLRDLHGIGRRMEARLHRHGIFTVRQLTRLSCPAMRRIWGGVVGERLWRALRGEDLPPVPTRRRTVGHSHVLSPELRHPEGARKTLVRLLHKAAVRLRRKGYWTRHLTVYATQLHAPTWVRKTWVETTQDTRLLLNALARLWDAGPPPQPFKVGLVLGHLVPERETSPPLWPEARRGYRLSHALDRINALYGPDTVYFAGMHGLDYAGEDRIAFGEVPHLESAQKPQPRRVFG, translated from the coding sequence ATGCCTGCAAAGTATATCTTTCTCGACATGAACGCCTACTTCGCCTCGGTGGAGCAACAGCTGCGCCCCGAGCTGCGGGGGCGGCCGGTCTGCGTCGTGCCCCTCGAGGCCGAGACCACCTTCTGCATCGCCGCCAGCTACGAGGCCCGCTTCTACCGCGTCAAGACCGGTACCCGGGTGCGCGAGGCGCGGCGCATGGCCCCGAACCTGGCGGTGGTCCAGGCGCGCCCGCGGGTCTACGTGGAGGTGCACCACCGCATCCTCGAGGCCGTGGAGCGGGTGCTTCCCGTAGAAGAGGTGCTTTCGATCGACGAGATGCGCTTCGCCCTCATGAAGAACGAGCGCCCCCACGCCCGCGCGCTGGCGCTCGAGCTCAAGGCCGCGATCCGGCGCGAGGTCGGCGCCTGGCTGCGCGCCTCGGCGGGCCTCGCCCCCAACCGCTACCTGGCCAAGGTGGCCACCGAGCTGGAAAAGCCCGACGGCCTGGTGGAGCTGCGGCCGGAAGACCTGCCCGAGGCGCTCTGGCCCCTGAGCCTGCGCGACCTCCACGGCATCGGCCGCCGCATGGAGGCGCGGCTGCACCGCCACGGCATCTTCACGGTGCGTCAGCTCACCCGGCTCTCCTGTCCGGCGATGCGGCGCATCTGGGGCGGGGTGGTGGGCGAACGGCTCTGGCGCGCGCTGCGCGGCGAGGACCTGCCTCCGGTACCCACGCGGCGGCGCACCGTGGGCCACTCGCACGTGCTCTCCCCCGAACTGCGCCACCCCGAGGGCGCGCGCAAGACGCTGGTGCGCCTCCTGCACAAGGCGGCGGTGCGCCTGCGGCGCAAGGGCTACTGGACCCGCCACCTCACCGTCTACGCCACCCAGCTGCACGCCCCCACCTGGGTGCGCAAGACCTGGGTCGAGACCACCCAGGACACCCGCCTGCTCCTGAACGCCCTCGCCCGCCTCTGGGACGCGGGGCCCCCGCCCCAACCCTTCAAGGTGGGACTGGTGCTGGGGCACCTGGTGCCCGAGCGCGAGACCTCGCCGCCGCTGTGGCCCGAGGCGCGCCGCGGCTACCGCCTTTCCCACGCCCTCGACCGCATCAACGCCCTCTACGGCCCCGACACCGTCTACTTCGCAGGCATGCACGGCCTGGACTACGCCGGGGAGGACCGCATCGCCTTCGGCGAGGTGCCCCACCTCGAGTCGGCGCAAAAACCCCAGCCCCGCCGGGTCTTCGGCTGA
- a CDS encoding CdaR family protein has translation MRPSELLRRTLHNWPIKLAAVLTALVLWYQLREVEPVVERSLERPLEVVGLGEDRAVVGLPKSVTVRFRGTARIVENLNPGAVIVFVDLSGVNEGSFAANVQVRAPSGVQIAEVVPAKVEARVERLGAGVLPVEVYAPGSVVTFEPDSVEMRGPAGLVERARAAVGVDLTAEGTVRLVAFDEAGTPLPELTLDPDTARITFRSPTLARKEVDLVLLPAPRDLHPVRVEAPAKVTLVGPPGVLGQITAVQAEAEWRVGEYTAPLELLLPPDVDAIGVVLAKLKVEPAKPLE, from the coding sequence ATGAGGCCCTCTGAGCTGCTGCGGCGCACGCTCCACAACTGGCCCATCAAGCTGGCGGCGGTGCTGACGGCGCTGGTGCTGTGGTACCAGCTGCGCGAGGTGGAGCCGGTCGTCGAGCGCAGCCTGGAGCGGCCGCTCGAGGTGGTGGGCCTGGGCGAGGACCGCGCGGTGGTGGGCCTGCCCAAGAGCGTGACCGTGCGCTTCCGCGGCACCGCCCGCATCGTCGAGAACCTCAACCCGGGCGCGGTAATCGTCTTCGTCGACCTTTCCGGGGTCAACGAGGGGTCCTTCGCCGCGAACGTGCAGGTGCGCGCCCCCAGCGGGGTCCAGATCGCCGAGGTGGTGCCGGCCAAGGTGGAGGCTCGGGTCGAGCGTCTGGGCGCGGGGGTGCTGCCGGTCGAGGTCTACGCCCCCGGCAGCGTCGTGACCTTCGAGCCCGACAGCGTGGAGATGCGCGGCCCGGCCGGTCTGGTGGAGCGGGCGCGGGCGGCCGTGGGGGTGGACCTGACCGCCGAGGGCACGGTGCGCCTCGTCGCCTTCGACGAGGCGGGAACCCCGCTGCCCGAGCTCACCCTCGACCCCGACACCGCCCGCATCACCTTCCGCTCCCCCACCCTGGCGCGCAAGGAGGTGGACCTGGTGCTGCTGCCGGCTCCGCGCGACCTGCACCCGGTGCGGGTCGAGGCCCCGGCGAAGGTCACGCTGGTGGGCCCGCCGGGGGTGCTGGGGCAGATCACCGCGGTCCAGGCCGAGGCCGAGTGGCGCGTCGGCGAGTACACCGCCCCGCTCGAGTTGCTGCTGCCGCCCGACGTGGACGCGATCGGGGTGGTGCTGGCCAAGCTGAAGGTGGAACCCGCCAAGCCGCTGGAGTAA
- the def gene encoding peptide deformylase: MAEVLPIRLYGDPVLRRKARPVQDFSDLAELAENMVETMFEYGGVGLAAPQVGLSRRLFVAAEYALEEEEAEADEEERPKSVLKNLYVMANPRITHREGTQVGTEGCLSIPGVYSDDVPRDLQIRVEYQDVTGEPRTLEAEGYLARVIQHELDHLEGVLFLDRIPAELRRPFMEEHRAELAEMQRKAKAFLRELRAERG; encoded by the coding sequence ATGGCGGAAGTGCTGCCCATTCGGCTCTACGGCGATCCGGTGCTGCGCAGGAAGGCGCGGCCGGTGCAGGATTTCTCGGACCTCGCGGAGCTCGCCGAGAACATGGTGGAGACGATGTTCGAATACGGCGGGGTGGGCCTGGCCGCCCCCCAGGTGGGGCTTTCGCGCCGCCTCTTCGTGGCCGCGGAGTACGCCCTCGAAGAGGAAGAGGCCGAGGCCGACGAGGAGGAGCGCCCGAAGAGCGTCCTCAAGAACCTCTACGTGATGGCGAACCCCCGCATCACCCACCGCGAGGGCACCCAGGTGGGCACCGAGGGCTGCCTCTCGATTCCCGGCGTCTACTCCGACGACGTGCCCCGCGACCTGCAGATCCGCGTCGAGTACCAGGACGTGACCGGCGAGCCGCGCACCCTCGAGGCCGAGGGCTACCTGGCGCGGGTGATCCAGCACGAGCTCGACCACCTGGAAGGGGTGCTCTTCCTCGACCGCATCCCCGCCGAGCTGCGCCGGCCCTTCATGGAGGAGCACCGCGCCGAGCTCGCCGAGATGCAGCGCAAGGCCAAGGCCTTCCTGCGGGAACTCAGGGCCGAGCGGGGGTGA
- a CDS encoding phosphopentomutase — MKIVTVVLDSVGLGYLPDAPAFGDEGADTLDHTVLKTGIELPNLARLGLGRVPGVHTLPLEPEPLGAWGRMKEKNPGKDSSTGHWEFVGIHLDHPFRTFPEGFPEELMEKFSEAIGGRGWLLNKPYSGTDAIRDYGEEHLKTGKPIVYTSADSVFQIATHVDVVPLETLYEWCEKARALLTGEYAVARVIARPFAGEPGNFYRLNEKRHDYALVPPDNVLDALKAAGHEVVGVGKIPDLYAHKGFTREVASGSNTEGIEKTLALMDEAIHGLVFTNLVDFDAKYGHRRNPQGYAEALVEFDRALPAFLEKLGPEDYLFIVSDHGNDPTYRGTDHTREYAMLLVAGPGMAGRDLGTRETFADLGATWAKLLETRWEGPGDSVI; from the coding sequence ATGAAGATCGTGACCGTCGTGCTCGACTCCGTGGGGCTCGGTTACCTGCCCGACGCGCCCGCATTCGGCGACGAGGGCGCCGACACCCTCGACCACACCGTCCTCAAGACCGGGATCGAGCTGCCCAACCTGGCCCGGCTGGGCCTGGGCCGCGTACCCGGCGTCCACACCCTGCCGCTCGAGCCCGAACCCCTGGGCGCCTGGGGCCGCATGAAGGAGAAGAACCCCGGCAAGGACAGCTCCACCGGCCACTGGGAGTTCGTGGGCATCCACCTGGACCACCCTTTCCGCACCTTTCCCGAGGGCTTCCCCGAAGAGCTGATGGAAAAGTTCTCCGAGGCCATCGGCGGCCGCGGCTGGCTCCTCAACAAGCCCTACTCGGGCACCGACGCCATCCGCGACTACGGCGAGGAGCACCTGAAGACGGGCAAGCCCATCGTCTACACCTCGGCCGACTCGGTCTTCCAGATCGCCACCCACGTGGATGTGGTGCCGCTCGAGACCCTCTACGAATGGTGCGAGAAGGCCCGGGCGCTGCTCACCGGCGAGTACGCGGTGGCCCGGGTCATCGCCCGCCCCTTCGCCGGCGAGCCGGGCAACTTCTACCGTCTCAACGAAAAACGCCACGACTACGCCCTGGTGCCGCCCGACAACGTCCTCGACGCCCTCAAGGCCGCCGGGCACGAGGTGGTGGGCGTGGGCAAGATCCCCGACCTCTACGCCCACAAAGGCTTCACCCGCGAGGTCGCCTCGGGCAGCAACACCGAGGGGATCGAGAAGACCCTGGCGCTGATGGACGAGGCCATCCACGGCCTGGTCTTCACCAACCTGGTCGACTTCGACGCCAAGTACGGCCACCGCCGCAACCCCCAGGGCTACGCCGAGGCGCTGGTCGAGTTCGACCGGGCGCTGCCCGCGTTCCTCGAGAAGCTGGGGCCCGAGGACTACCTCTTCATCGTCAGCGACCACGGCAACGACCCCACCTACCGCGGCACCGACCACACCCGCGAGTACGCCATGCTCCTGGTTGCGGGGCCGGGGATGGCGGGGCGCGACCTGGGCACCCGGGAAACCTTCGCCGACCTGGGGGCTACCTGGGCCAAGCTGCTGGAAACCCGCTGGGAAGGGCCGGGGGATTCGGTAATCTAG
- the torA gene encoding trimethylamine-N-oxide reductase TorA — translation MGSKHRKGMERRTFLKSVLGAGAASLMAPSLLGSRASAQAAPAANAAARYARSLDWAGPLTPSTRLTASHWGAFLAQVEDGKLVGVKPFGGDRAPVPMLQALPGRVYARSRIQYPMVREGFLKKGARSDRSQRGAERFVRVSWDDALDLVAGELERVKASYGNASIFAGSLDWHSVGKLHNAPTLLRRMLGLFGGYTDNTGDFSVQAAMTILPHVTGNIEVYDQQTAWPTIIENTDLIVLFGADLIKNNQIGWTPPDHYAYPALQAVKERGIEVVSVDPRLTDTARFLDADWVALRPNTDVALMLAIAHTLYTEKLYDEAFLKRYTVGFDKFLDYLLGKSDGQPKTPEWAAKITEVPAATIRDLARRMARGRTMLMGGWAIQRQDHGEQAPWMLVTLAAMLGQVGLPGGGFGFSYHYASGGAPAANAPVLSGISAGDNPVKTAIPFAHGVSDLLLNPGKTVDYNGEKVTYPDIKLVYWAGGNPFSHQMDKNRLIQAWQRPEVTIVHDIFWTSSAKFADIVLPVTTTLERNDIDNMSEYTNQYILAMHKAVDPLFEARSDFEIFAELSDRLGFGRKFTEGKDEMGWIRSFYEEARKQAKAMKLSMPDFDTFWETGYVAFPVPESAKQYVRYGDFRKDPDLNPLGTPSGKIEIYSRTIEKFGYDDCPPHPTWLEPAEWLGGAKAKRYPLHLVSPHPKYRLHSQLDNTWIRDWYEVNEREPVWIHPDDARARGIAHGDVVRIFNDRGALLAGAYVTDRVRRGVIAVHEGAWYDPDEPGKPGALCKHGNVNTVTMDKGTSKLAQGNVANTVLVEIEKYEGPVPRVTAFEPPAQAQS, via the coding sequence ATGGGAAGCAAGCATCGCAAGGGTATGGAACGCAGGACCTTCCTCAAGAGCGTGCTGGGTGCCGGGGCCGCAAGCCTGATGGCCCCGTCGCTGCTGGGTTCGCGGGCGTCGGCGCAGGCGGCGCCCGCCGCGAACGCCGCCGCCCGGTACGCGCGCTCGCTGGACTGGGCGGGGCCGCTCACCCCCAGCACCCGCCTCACCGCCTCGCACTGGGGCGCCTTCCTGGCCCAGGTCGAGGACGGCAAGCTCGTGGGCGTCAAGCCGTTCGGCGGCGACCGCGCCCCGGTGCCGATGCTGCAGGCGCTGCCGGGACGCGTCTACGCCCGCTCGCGCATCCAGTACCCCATGGTGCGCGAGGGCTTCCTCAAGAAGGGCGCCCGCAGCGACCGCAGCCAGCGCGGCGCGGAACGGTTCGTACGGGTGAGCTGGGACGACGCCCTCGACCTCGTCGCCGGTGAGCTGGAGCGCGTCAAGGCCAGCTACGGCAACGCCAGCATCTTCGCCGGCAGCCTCGACTGGCACAGCGTCGGCAAGCTGCACAACGCCCCCACGCTGCTGCGGCGGATGCTGGGCCTCTTCGGCGGCTACACCGACAACACCGGCGACTTCAGCGTGCAGGCGGCGATGACGATCCTGCCGCACGTGACCGGCAACATCGAGGTCTACGACCAGCAGACGGCCTGGCCCACGATCATCGAGAACACCGACCTGATCGTGCTCTTCGGCGCCGACCTGATAAAGAACAACCAGATCGGCTGGACGCCGCCCGACCACTACGCCTACCCGGCGCTGCAGGCGGTGAAGGAGCGCGGCATCGAGGTGGTCTCGGTCGACCCGCGCCTCACCGACACCGCCCGCTTCCTGGACGCCGACTGGGTGGCGCTGCGCCCCAACACCGACGTGGCGCTGATGCTCGCCATCGCTCACACCCTCTACACCGAGAAGCTGTACGACGAGGCCTTCCTGAAGCGCTACACCGTGGGCTTCGACAAGTTCCTCGACTACCTGCTGGGCAAGAGCGACGGCCAGCCCAAGACCCCCGAATGGGCCGCGAAGATCACCGAGGTGCCCGCGGCCACGATCCGCGACCTCGCCCGCCGCATGGCCCGCGGCCGCACCATGCTCATGGGCGGCTGGGCGATCCAGCGGCAGGACCACGGCGAACAGGCCCCCTGGATGCTCGTCACCCTGGCGGCGATGCTGGGCCAGGTGGGGCTGCCGGGCGGCGGCTTCGGCTTCAGCTACCACTACGCCAGCGGCGGCGCGCCCGCGGCCAACGCCCCGGTGCTCAGCGGCATCTCCGCCGGGGACAACCCCGTCAAGACCGCCATCCCCTTCGCCCACGGCGTGAGCGACCTGCTGCTCAACCCCGGAAAGACGGTGGACTACAACGGCGAGAAGGTGACCTACCCCGACATCAAGCTGGTCTACTGGGCGGGCGGCAACCCCTTCAGCCACCAGATGGACAAGAACCGGCTGATCCAGGCCTGGCAGCGGCCCGAGGTGACCATCGTCCACGACATCTTCTGGACCTCGAGCGCCAAGTTCGCCGACATCGTCCTGCCGGTGACGACGACGCTCGAGCGCAACGACATCGACAACATGAGCGAGTACACCAACCAGTACATCCTCGCCATGCACAAGGCGGTGGACCCGCTCTTCGAGGCGCGCAGCGACTTCGAGATCTTCGCCGAGCTCTCCGACCGCCTCGGCTTCGGCAGGAAGTTCACCGAGGGCAAGGACGAGATGGGCTGGATCCGCTCCTTCTACGAGGAGGCGCGCAAGCAGGCCAAGGCGATGAAGCTCTCGATGCCCGACTTCGACACCTTCTGGGAGACCGGCTACGTGGCCTTCCCCGTGCCCGAGAGCGCCAAGCAGTACGTGCGCTACGGCGACTTCCGCAAGGACCCCGACCTCAACCCGCTCGGCACCCCTTCGGGCAAGATCGAGATCTACTCGCGCACCATCGAGAAGTTCGGCTACGACGACTGCCCGCCGCACCCCACCTGGCTCGAGCCCGCCGAGTGGCTGGGCGGCGCCAAGGCGAAGCGCTACCCGCTGCACCTCGTCTCGCCCCACCCCAAGTACCGGCTGCACTCCCAGCTCGACAACACCTGGATCCGCGACTGGTACGAGGTGAACGAGCGCGAGCCCGTCTGGATCCACCCCGACGACGCCCGCGCCCGCGGGATCGCGCACGGCGACGTGGTGCGCATCTTCAACGACCGCGGCGCGCTGCTGGCCGGCGCCTACGTGACCGACCGCGTCCGCCGCGGGGTGATCGCGGTGCACGAGGGTGCCTGGTACGACCCCGACGAACCGGGCAAGCCCGGCGCGCTGTGCAAGCACGGCAACGTCAACACCGTGACGATGGACAAGGGCACCTCGAAGCTGGCCCAGGGGAACGTGGCCAACACGGTGCTGGTGGAGATCGAGAAGTACGAAGGGCCGGTTCCGCGGGTCACGGCCTTCGAACCCCCGGCGCAGGCCCAGAGCTGA